A part of Triplophysa dalaica isolate WHDGS20190420 chromosome 17, ASM1584641v1, whole genome shotgun sequence genomic DNA contains:
- the caskin2 gene encoding caskin-2 isoform X4, with protein sequence MGKEQDLLLAVKNGDLPLAHKLLAKIKTNRNKLLGSTKRLNVNYQDQDGFSALHHAALTGTTDLLSLLLEAQATVDIKDSNGMRPLHYAAWQGKADSVLMLLRAGASVNVASQDGQIPLHLSAQYGHYEVSEMLLQHQSNPCTVNKAKKTPLDLACEFGRLRVTQLLLSSNMVVALLEGNGRDNTPLHLAARNGHKDIIRLLLKAGIDINRTTKSGTALHEAALYGKTEVVKLLLDAGIDVNIRNTYSQTALDIVNQFTTSHASKEIKQLLRDASGALQVRALKDYWNLHDPTALNIRAGDVIMVLEQHMDGRWKGHIHDSQRGTDRVGFFPPSIVEVISRRSGGALSRQASLPIQRHHILSRALPPHSSHHTPHTDDTYTLYSSTRPVLTHQNGLDQQHTAGDRNSVGSSGSMGSSRSAGSGQSSEGPHQSPTAVQDTTKLPPSAGEGVELCSQPPDPKQANPYSGALGRRVLLSGSRTGEQHVIHPQQLLDGRDAEAIYQWLSEFQLEQYTSNFLKSGYDVPTMSRMTPEDLTAIGVTKPGHRKKISMEISYLNIPEWLPDYIPSDIGKWLSAIGLPQYQKKLAENGYDSISIVQDITWEDLQEIGITKLGHQKKLMLAVKKLSDVQKARKIQAESQALLQHRRAPPALELVAIEHHENPDCPSSPLSPKMLTFQDSELSAELQNAMARSGYSGGQDGFCSAGGASMRLSQESIGTRSGGSGQSQERPMASVTPHSRSQESLGSVDSSRIKEQDGSQMSPGKMTPELPTRTPPVIASKAARFVYPPVVSKPKPVVSPSKPHHGSPHGSPPQRGFSYLKHQNNNMGSPVPVRALQPNGEASRSKKRSQSLSRHALSDGENEDDDISTPTASANLSSYVTLTRKPGRSQTAYGCGERQVARSHSFAIRSKRKGPPPPPPKRLSSAPSGVSTSGVEMESVGSVRSIAARLENNAVSPSKACNSLLFRTGSPATPPRNLGNRIKTVSESSVNQAENKEALSNHKQRGSQSSTGSSQESIPFAEEGKVTIKQRTKISTNKNGSETGVKILRPAQPIKSPLELPEFHLKESDTVKRRHKPKELQTKGQGASMRAGNVTAAETEMVSQRMHNGNLTENPYKPSLSPKPVSPHKPQTPSKPTRYSASSTSGVTVCVAQSVAFALSPPCTSPVRCPLNKGQHQNQSVLAGKSQAVSVVQDELVHKRLEQTSTSLEAALKVVERKLAQEDPRESGINTVKSAGNILDDIGNMFDDLADQLEAMLD encoded by the exons TCACGCTGCTCTCACTGGCACCACTGATCTTCTGTCTCTGCTGTTGGAGGCACAAGCCACTGTGGACATCAAAGACAGTAATG GTATGCGTCCTTTGCACTACGCTGCCTGGCAGGGGAAGGCTGATTCTGTTCTTATGTTACTGAGAGCTGGAGCGTCGGTGAACGTAGCCTCGCAAGACGGACAGATCCCTCTCCACCTGTCTGCACAGTATGGACACTATGAGGTG TCTGAAATGCTGCTGCAACACCAATCCAACCCCTGCACTGTCAACAAGGCGAAGAAGACACCTCTGGACCTGGCTTGTGAGTTTGGAAGACTCCGG GTGACCCAGCTGCTGTTAAGCAGTAACATGGTGGTGGCTCTCTTAGAAGGGAATGGCAGAGATAACACTCCCCTACACCTTGCTGCCCGCAATGGCCATAAAGACATCATCAG ACTGCTGCTGAAGGCTGGGATTGACATCAACAGAACCACTAAATCGGGAACGGCTCTGCATGAGGCTGCCTTGTACGGGAAGACGGAAGTAGTCAAATTATTGCTTGAT GCTGGAATTGATGTGAACATCAGAAACACCTACAGTCAAACAGCTCTGGACATTGTGAACCAGTTCACCACTTCACACGCCAGCAAAGAAATCAAACAACTCCTTAGAG ATGCCAGTGGAGCTTTGCAGGTGAGAGCGCTGAAGGACTATTGGAATCTACACGACCCCACTGCACTCAACATCCGGGCGGGAGATGTGATCATG GTCTTAGAGCAGCACATGGATGGACGCTGGAAAGGGCACATCCATGACAGTCAGAGGGGCACGGATCGTGTGGGATTCTTCCCTCCGTCCATCGTGGAGGTTATTAGTCGGAGATCAG GGGGCGCTCTCTCCCGACAGGCTTCACTACCCATCCAGAGACATCACATTCTATCCAGGGCTCTGCCCCCACACAGTTCTCATCACACCCCTCACACTGATGACACCTACACCCTATACTCATCCACCCGGCCTGTCCTGACTCACCAGAATGGGCTGGATCAGCAGCACACAG CAGGAGATAGAAACAGTGTTGGGAGTTCAGGGAGCATGGGCAGCAGTCGCAGTGCCGGCAGTGGACAGAGCTCTGAAGGACCGCATCAGTCACCTACTGCTGTCCAAGACACCACAAAG CTGCCTCCCTCTGCTGGTGAAGGGGTAGAACTGTGCTCTCAACCACCTGATCCCAAACAGGCAAACCCTTATTCAG GGGCTCTTGGCCGTAGGGTGCTTCTGAGTGGCTCCAGAACCGGAGAGCAACATGTCATTCATCCACAACAGCTTCTGGATGGCCGG GATGCTGAGGCTATTTATCAGTGGCTGAGTGAGTTTCAGCTGGAGCAGTACACGTCTAATTTCCTCAAGTCTGGATATGATGTGCCCACTATGAGCAGAATGACCCCTGAG GATCTCACTGCTATTGGTGTTACAAAGCCAGGTCATCGCAAGAAGATCTCAATGGAGATCAGCTACTTGAACATTCCAGAGTGGTTGCCGGATTATATTCCA TCTGATATTGGCAAATGGCTCAGTGCTATAGGGCTGCCACAATACCAGAAAAAGCTGGCAGAGAATGGGTATGACTCCATCAGCATAGTGCAGGATATCACATGGGAAGATCTGCAGGAAATTGGCATCACTAAACTGG GCCATCAGAAGAAGCTGATGCTCGCTGTGAAGAAGCTCAGTGATGTGCAGAAGGCTCGTAAGATCCAGGCTGAAAGTCAAGCATTGCTGCAGCACAGGAGAGCTCCTCCTGCCCTCGAGCTGGTGGCCATCGAGCACCACGAGAACCCAGACTGTCCTTCCTCCCCTCTGTCGCCAAAGATGCTCACCTTTCAGGACAGTGAGCTGAGCGCCGAGCTGCAGAACGCCATGGCCCGGAGCGGTTACTCGGGTGGCCAGGATGGTTTCTGTAGCGCGGGTGGAGCATCCATGCGCCTCAGTCAAGAGAGCATCGGCACACGATCGGGGGGTTCTGGACAGTCACAGGAACGCCCGATGGCATCTGTAACGCCCCACAGTCGATCGCAGGAGAGTTTGGGAAGTGTAGACAGCAGCCGCATTAAGGAGCAGGATGGAAGCCAGATGTCACCTGGTAAAATGACACCGGAGTTGCCGACGAGGACACCGCCTGTAATCGCAAGTAAAGCGGCACGTTTTGTATACCCACCTGTTGTGAGCAAGCCCAAACCAGTTGTGTCTCCCTCCAAACCCCATCACGGCTCACCGCACGGATCACCTCCCCAAAGAGGTTTCAGCTACCTTAagcatcaaaacaacaacatgggAAGCCCAGTCCCGGTTAGAGCTCTACAGCCGAACGGAGAGGCATCCCGGTCCAAAAAGCGAAGCCAGAGTCTTTCTCGCCATGCGCTTTCAGATGGGGAGAATGAAGATGATGACATATCTACACCTACTGCATCTGCAAATCTGTCATCGTACGTCACCCTCACTCGAAAGCCCGGACGTAGCCAGACAGCTTACGGCTGTGGTGAGCGTCAGGTGGCCCGCAGTCATTCCTTCGCCATACGTTCTAAGAGGAAGGGTCCTCCACCTCCCCCTCCAAAGCGACTGAGTTCTGCCCCGAGCGGGGTCAGTACAAGTGGGGTTGAAATGGAAAGCGTGGGAAGCGTTAGAAGCATCGCGGCCCGATTGGAGAACAATGCAGTGAGCCCTAGTAAGGCATGCAACAGCCTTTTGTTTAGAACCGGCTCACCAGCCACCCCACCAAGAAATTTGGGAAACCGTATTAAAACTGTCAGTGAATCTTCAGTTAACCAAGCTGAAAACAAGGAAGCTTTGAGCAATCACAAACAAAGAGGTTCACAATCTTCAACAGGAAGCTCACAGGAGAGCATACCTTTCGCTGAAGAAGGCAAAGTGACCATCAAACAAAGGACCAAAATATCAACCAATAAGAATGGGTCTGAGACTGGTGTTAAGATTCTAAGGCCAGCACAGCCTATCAAATCACCCTTAGAGTTGCCGGAGTTTCACTTAAAAGAATCAGACACTGTCAAAAGGAGACACAAGCCAAAAGAACTTCAGACCAAGGGTCAAGGCGCAAGCATGCGTGCCGGAAACGTGACCGCCGCTGAGACCGAGATGGTCTCGCAGCGCATGCATAATGGCAACTTGACTGAAAATCCATACAAACCGAGTCTGTCTCCCAAACCGGTTTCTCCGCATAAACCTCAAACTCCTTCTAAGCCCACACGCTATTCTGCTTCATCAACCTCAG GCGTGACAGTTTGTGTCGCACAGAGTGTGGCATTCGCCCTTTCACCTCCATGCACTTCGCCAGTTCGATGTCCCTTAAACAAAGGACAACATCAAAATCAGTCTGTGCTGGCTGGAAAGTCACAGGCCGTGTCGGTCGTCCAAGATGAGCTTGTACATAAACGTCTAGAGCAAACCAGCACGTCCCTGGAAGCAGCGCTTAAAGTTGTGGAAAGGAAATTGGCTCAGGAGGATCCAAGAGAAAG TGGCATCAATACGGTGAAGTCAGCTGGGAATATTCTTGATGATATAGGAAACATGTTTGATGATCTAGCGGACCAGCTGGAAGCCATGTTGGATTGA
- the caskin2 gene encoding caskin-2 isoform X3, which translates to MKGKMGQVAVCVLTELLGSTKRLNVNYQDQDGFSALHHAALTGTTDLLSLLLEAQATVDIKDSNGMRPLHYAAWQGKADSVLMLLRAGASVNVASQDGQIPLHLSAQYGHYEVSEMLLQHQSNPCTVNKAKKTPLDLACEFGRLRVTQLLLSSNMVVALLEGNGRDNTPLHLAARNGHKDIIRLLLKAGIDINRTTKSGTALHEAALYGKTEVVKLLLDAGIDVNIRNTYSQTALDIVNQFTTSHASKEIKQLLRDASGALQVRALKDYWNLHDPTALNIRAGDVIMVLEQHMDGRWKGHIHDSQRGTDRVGFFPPSIVEVISRRSGGALSRQASLPIQRHHILSRALPPHSSHHTPHTDDTYTLYSSTRPVLTHQNGLDQQHTGPLPDSPASPRESEDIWVLRTFLNAGDRNSVGSSGSMGSSRSAGSGQSSEGPHQSPTAVQDTTKLPPSAGEGVELCSQPPDPKQANPYSGALGRRVLLSGSRTGEQHVIHPQQLLDGRDAEAIYQWLSEFQLEQYTSNFLKSGYDVPTMSRMTPEDLTAIGVTKPGHRKKISMEISYLNIPEWLPDYIPSDIGKWLSAIGLPQYQKKLAENGYDSISIVQDITWEDLQEIGITKLGHQKKLMLAVKKLSDVQKARKIQAESQALLQHRRAPPALELVAIEHHENPDCPSSPLSPKMLTFQDSELSAELQNAMARSGYSGGQDGFCSAGGASMRLSQESIGTRSGGSGQSQERPMASVTPHSRSQESLGSVDSSRIKEQDGSQMSPGKMTPELPTRTPPVIASKAARFVYPPVVSKPKPVVSPSKPHHGSPHGSPPQRGFSYLKHQNNNMGSPVPVRALQPNGEASRSKKRSQSLSRHALSDGENEDDDISTPTASANLSSYVTLTRKPGRSQTAYGCGERQVARSHSFAIRSKRKGPPPPPPKRLSSAPSGVSTSGVEMESVGSVRSIAARLENNAVSPSKACNSLLFRTGSPATPPRNLGNRIKTVSESSVNQAENKEALSNHKQRGSQSSTGSSQESIPFAEEGKVTIKQRTKISTNKNGSETGVKILRPAQPIKSPLELPEFHLKESDTVKRRHKPKELQTKGQGASMRAGNVTAAETEMVSQRMHNGNLTENPYKPSLSPKPVSPHKPQTPSKPTRYSASSTSGVTVCVAQSVAFALSPPCTSPVRCPLNKGQHQNQSVLAGKSQAVSVVQDELVHKRLEQTSTSLEAALKVVERKLAQEDPRESGINTVKSAGNILDDIGNMFDDLADQLEAMLD; encoded by the exons TCACGCTGCTCTCACTGGCACCACTGATCTTCTGTCTCTGCTGTTGGAGGCACAAGCCACTGTGGACATCAAAGACAGTAATG GTATGCGTCCTTTGCACTACGCTGCCTGGCAGGGGAAGGCTGATTCTGTTCTTATGTTACTGAGAGCTGGAGCGTCGGTGAACGTAGCCTCGCAAGACGGACAGATCCCTCTCCACCTGTCTGCACAGTATGGACACTATGAGGTG TCTGAAATGCTGCTGCAACACCAATCCAACCCCTGCACTGTCAACAAGGCGAAGAAGACACCTCTGGACCTGGCTTGTGAGTTTGGAAGACTCCGG GTGACCCAGCTGCTGTTAAGCAGTAACATGGTGGTGGCTCTCTTAGAAGGGAATGGCAGAGATAACACTCCCCTACACCTTGCTGCCCGCAATGGCCATAAAGACATCATCAG ACTGCTGCTGAAGGCTGGGATTGACATCAACAGAACCACTAAATCGGGAACGGCTCTGCATGAGGCTGCCTTGTACGGGAAGACGGAAGTAGTCAAATTATTGCTTGAT GCTGGAATTGATGTGAACATCAGAAACACCTACAGTCAAACAGCTCTGGACATTGTGAACCAGTTCACCACTTCACACGCCAGCAAAGAAATCAAACAACTCCTTAGAG ATGCCAGTGGAGCTTTGCAGGTGAGAGCGCTGAAGGACTATTGGAATCTACACGACCCCACTGCACTCAACATCCGGGCGGGAGATGTGATCATG GTCTTAGAGCAGCACATGGATGGACGCTGGAAAGGGCACATCCATGACAGTCAGAGGGGCACGGATCGTGTGGGATTCTTCCCTCCGTCCATCGTGGAGGTTATTAGTCGGAGATCAG GGGGCGCTCTCTCCCGACAGGCTTCACTACCCATCCAGAGACATCACATTCTATCCAGGGCTCTGCCCCCACACAGTTCTCATCACACCCCTCACACTGATGACACCTACACCCTATACTCATCCACCCGGCCTGTCCTGACTCACCAGAATGGGCTGGATCAGCAGCACACAG GTCCGCTTCCCGACAGTCCAGCTAGTCCCAGAGAGTCAGAGGATATTTGGGTCCTCAGGACCTTTCTCAATG CAGGAGATAGAAACAGTGTTGGGAGTTCAGGGAGCATGGGCAGCAGTCGCAGTGCCGGCAGTGGACAGAGCTCTGAAGGACCGCATCAGTCACCTACTGCTGTCCAAGACACCACAAAG CTGCCTCCCTCTGCTGGTGAAGGGGTAGAACTGTGCTCTCAACCACCTGATCCCAAACAGGCAAACCCTTATTCAG GGGCTCTTGGCCGTAGGGTGCTTCTGAGTGGCTCCAGAACCGGAGAGCAACATGTCATTCATCCACAACAGCTTCTGGATGGCCGG GATGCTGAGGCTATTTATCAGTGGCTGAGTGAGTTTCAGCTGGAGCAGTACACGTCTAATTTCCTCAAGTCTGGATATGATGTGCCCACTATGAGCAGAATGACCCCTGAG GATCTCACTGCTATTGGTGTTACAAAGCCAGGTCATCGCAAGAAGATCTCAATGGAGATCAGCTACTTGAACATTCCAGAGTGGTTGCCGGATTATATTCCA TCTGATATTGGCAAATGGCTCAGTGCTATAGGGCTGCCACAATACCAGAAAAAGCTGGCAGAGAATGGGTATGACTCCATCAGCATAGTGCAGGATATCACATGGGAAGATCTGCAGGAAATTGGCATCACTAAACTGG GCCATCAGAAGAAGCTGATGCTCGCTGTGAAGAAGCTCAGTGATGTGCAGAAGGCTCGTAAGATCCAGGCTGAAAGTCAAGCATTGCTGCAGCACAGGAGAGCTCCTCCTGCCCTCGAGCTGGTGGCCATCGAGCACCACGAGAACCCAGACTGTCCTTCCTCCCCTCTGTCGCCAAAGATGCTCACCTTTCAGGACAGTGAGCTGAGCGCCGAGCTGCAGAACGCCATGGCCCGGAGCGGTTACTCGGGTGGCCAGGATGGTTTCTGTAGCGCGGGTGGAGCATCCATGCGCCTCAGTCAAGAGAGCATCGGCACACGATCGGGGGGTTCTGGACAGTCACAGGAACGCCCGATGGCATCTGTAACGCCCCACAGTCGATCGCAGGAGAGTTTGGGAAGTGTAGACAGCAGCCGCATTAAGGAGCAGGATGGAAGCCAGATGTCACCTGGTAAAATGACACCGGAGTTGCCGACGAGGACACCGCCTGTAATCGCAAGTAAAGCGGCACGTTTTGTATACCCACCTGTTGTGAGCAAGCCCAAACCAGTTGTGTCTCCCTCCAAACCCCATCACGGCTCACCGCACGGATCACCTCCCCAAAGAGGTTTCAGCTACCTTAagcatcaaaacaacaacatgggAAGCCCAGTCCCGGTTAGAGCTCTACAGCCGAACGGAGAGGCATCCCGGTCCAAAAAGCGAAGCCAGAGTCTTTCTCGCCATGCGCTTTCAGATGGGGAGAATGAAGATGATGACATATCTACACCTACTGCATCTGCAAATCTGTCATCGTACGTCACCCTCACTCGAAAGCCCGGACGTAGCCAGACAGCTTACGGCTGTGGTGAGCGTCAGGTGGCCCGCAGTCATTCCTTCGCCATACGTTCTAAGAGGAAGGGTCCTCCACCTCCCCCTCCAAAGCGACTGAGTTCTGCCCCGAGCGGGGTCAGTACAAGTGGGGTTGAAATGGAAAGCGTGGGAAGCGTTAGAAGCATCGCGGCCCGATTGGAGAACAATGCAGTGAGCCCTAGTAAGGCATGCAACAGCCTTTTGTTTAGAACCGGCTCACCAGCCACCCCACCAAGAAATTTGGGAAACCGTATTAAAACTGTCAGTGAATCTTCAGTTAACCAAGCTGAAAACAAGGAAGCTTTGAGCAATCACAAACAAAGAGGTTCACAATCTTCAACAGGAAGCTCACAGGAGAGCATACCTTTCGCTGAAGAAGGCAAAGTGACCATCAAACAAAGGACCAAAATATCAACCAATAAGAATGGGTCTGAGACTGGTGTTAAGATTCTAAGGCCAGCACAGCCTATCAAATCACCCTTAGAGTTGCCGGAGTTTCACTTAAAAGAATCAGACACTGTCAAAAGGAGACACAAGCCAAAAGAACTTCAGACCAAGGGTCAAGGCGCAAGCATGCGTGCCGGAAACGTGACCGCCGCTGAGACCGAGATGGTCTCGCAGCGCATGCATAATGGCAACTTGACTGAAAATCCATACAAACCGAGTCTGTCTCCCAAACCGGTTTCTCCGCATAAACCTCAAACTCCTTCTAAGCCCACACGCTATTCTGCTTCATCAACCTCAG GCGTGACAGTTTGTGTCGCACAGAGTGTGGCATTCGCCCTTTCACCTCCATGCACTTCGCCAGTTCGATGTCCCTTAAACAAAGGACAACATCAAAATCAGTCTGTGCTGGCTGGAAAGTCACAGGCCGTGTCGGTCGTCCAAGATGAGCTTGTACATAAACGTCTAGAGCAAACCAGCACGTCCCTGGAAGCAGCGCTTAAAGTTGTGGAAAGGAAATTGGCTCAGGAGGATCCAAGAGAAAG TGGCATCAATACGGTGAAGTCAGCTGGGAATATTCTTGATGATATAGGAAACATGTTTGATGATCTAGCGGACCAGCTGGAAGCCATGTTGGATTGA